From the genome of Cellvibrio japonicus Ueda107, one region includes:
- a CDS encoding monovalent cation:proton antiporter family protein, whose translation MGFLVQILLLLGIAVTVVVTFQRLHIPSSLGYLLVGLILGPYTVGPVLDVAEIKSLAEFGIVFLLFTIGLNFSLPQLHALRHQVLGLGTGQVVLTTLVVGLVAWLSGFHPAVAFVIGAVFAQSSTTIIGKQLAEQGEENSRHGRLGLAMSVFQDVTAVPFVVVIPVLGAAAGADVLANTLGWAMAKAVLAFVLVFIAGRWLLRPLFHLVAAQRSAEVFTLTVLLVALLAAWTTNSLGLSMAFGAFLAGMMLGETEFRHQVESTIRPFRDVLLGLFFVGIGMLIDPAALPAIWHWALLGMLVLVLSKTLLVMLLVKRSGIDKLTAWRTGLLLAVGGEFGFALLAIALSSGVIDKDLSQIVLTSVLFAMIAGPFLIRYNYVLATLFGGARPAATSEPQVAEVNAEVTAHLQGHVIVCGYGRIGQSVGRFLEEEKIPYIALDLDPVRVREAHTAGQPVYYGDAAQRDILDALGLERARLVVISHDDVSAALKMLAYLRSVRPGLPVMVRTRDESQVEELQAAGALEVVPETLEAGLMIASQALLLLDVPLSRVARRIQAQRAGRYPLMREFFRGDTLTETPEEWDVQRLRSIVVPPASPVIGHRLGELKLTGVTVTALVRKGERYPAPAVDIYLQEDDVLVVFGSLEQLQAAEKLELQ comes from the coding sequence ATGGGGTTCCTGGTGCAAATACTGCTGTTATTGGGGATTGCGGTGACTGTCGTTGTTACCTTTCAACGATTGCATATCCCGTCCAGCCTGGGGTATTTGCTGGTGGGGCTCATCCTGGGGCCTTACACCGTCGGTCCAGTGCTTGATGTGGCAGAGATCAAATCATTGGCCGAGTTTGGCATTGTGTTTCTGCTGTTTACCATAGGCCTGAACTTCTCACTTCCCCAACTGCACGCATTGCGCCACCAGGTATTAGGATTAGGTACCGGGCAAGTGGTACTGACGACACTGGTTGTCGGCCTGGTGGCCTGGCTGTCGGGGTTCCACCCGGCCGTAGCCTTTGTGATCGGCGCTGTCTTTGCCCAATCCTCCACCACGATTATTGGCAAGCAACTGGCCGAGCAGGGGGAGGAGAACAGCCGCCATGGGCGCCTGGGATTGGCGATGTCGGTATTTCAGGATGTGACGGCCGTGCCCTTTGTCGTTGTTATTCCGGTGCTGGGGGCGGCGGCTGGTGCCGACGTGCTGGCCAACACCCTTGGCTGGGCGATGGCCAAGGCGGTGCTGGCTTTTGTGCTGGTGTTTATCGCCGGGCGCTGGCTCCTGCGCCCGCTATTCCATCTGGTTGCAGCCCAGCGCTCCGCCGAGGTCTTTACCCTGACAGTATTATTGGTGGCGCTGTTGGCGGCCTGGACAACCAACAGCCTGGGATTGTCCATGGCCTTTGGTGCCTTCCTCGCCGGGATGATGCTGGGAGAGACTGAGTTCCGTCACCAGGTTGAGTCCACCATTCGCCCCTTCCGCGATGTGCTGCTGGGGCTCTTCTTTGTCGGGATTGGCATGTTGATCGATCCGGCCGCCCTGCCTGCCATCTGGCATTGGGCGTTGCTGGGCATGTTGGTGTTGGTGCTGAGTAAAACCCTGCTGGTGATGTTGCTGGTTAAACGTAGCGGCATCGACAAGCTCACCGCCTGGCGCACGGGATTGCTGCTGGCGGTTGGTGGCGAGTTTGGCTTTGCGCTGCTGGCGATAGCGCTCAGCTCTGGTGTGATTGATAAGGATTTGAGTCAAATAGTGCTGACATCGGTGCTCTTTGCCATGATCGCAGGCCCTTTCCTGATCCGTTATAACTATGTACTGGCAACCCTGTTTGGCGGCGCGCGCCCGGCAGCGACCAGTGAACCACAGGTGGCCGAAGTGAATGCTGAGGTAACGGCGCATTTGCAAGGTCACGTTATTGTTTGTGGTTATGGCCGTATCGGGCAGAGTGTTGGTCGGTTCCTGGAAGAAGAAAAAATCCCCTATATTGCCCTGGATCTGGACCCGGTGCGGGTGCGCGAGGCCCACACGGCTGGACAGCCTGTTTATTACGGTGATGCCGCCCAACGCGACATCCTCGATGCACTGGGGTTGGAGCGGGCCCGGCTGGTGGTGATTAGCCATGACGATGTCAGTGCGGCCCTGAAAATGTTGGCTTACTTGCGCAGTGTCAGGCCTGGGTTACCGGTGATGGTGCGGACGCGCGATGAAAGCCAGGTAGAGGAATTACAGGCAGCCGGTGCGCTGGAGGTGGTTCCCGAAACACTGGAGGCCGGGTTGATGATCGCGTCCCAGGCACTGCTGTTATTGGATGTGCCCTTGTCGCGGGTTGCGCGACGAATCCAGGCGCAACGCGCCGGGCGCTATCCGCTAATGCGCGAGTTTTTCCGCGGTGATACCCTGACAGAAACGCCGGAGGAGTGGGATGTGCAGCGTTTGCGCTCCATCGTTGTACCGCCCGCCAGCCCGGTTATCGGGCATCGCCTGGGCGAGCTTAAATTAACGGGCGTGACAGTGACGGCATTGGTTCGCAAGGGCGAGCGATACCCAGCGCCTGCGGTAGACATTTACCTGCAAGAGGATGATGTGCTGGTTGTTTTCGGCTCTCTGGAGCAGTTGCAGGCGGCTGAAAAGCTGGAGCTGCAATAG
- a CDS encoding cupredoxin domain-containing protein has protein sequence MNKIVRWYWLLGLCCTPVWAGVPEFTLEIRDHLFYPSMLVVPANTKVRLLVVNHDSTPEEFESYELNREKVIMGGARAVIFIGPLAPGDYPFFGEFNPKTARGVIRAEE, from the coding sequence ATGAATAAAATCGTTCGGTGGTATTGGTTACTTGGCCTTTGCTGCACACCTGTGTGGGCGGGTGTGCCTGAATTTACGCTCGAAATCCGCGACCATTTGTTTTATCCCTCGATGCTGGTTGTTCCTGCCAATACCAAAGTCAGATTGTTAGTGGTCAACCACGACTCCACCCCGGAAGAGTTTGAAAGTTACGAGTTAAATCGTGAAAAAGTCATTATGGGCGGCGCGCGCGCCGTAATTTTTATTGGCCCGCTGGCACCGGGCGATTATCCTTTTTTTGGCGAGTTCAATCCCAAAACAGCCCGGGGCGTGATCCGCGCGGAGGAATAA
- the ftsE gene encoding cell division ATP-binding protein FtsE: MIRFDSVTKRYDTGYEALSRVDFEVLPGEMLFLTGHSGAGKSTLMKLILLMEHPSMGQVYVDDQPLSRMSNSQLPYFRRNIGVVFQNHQLLFDRSVYDNVALPLQVAGYPHHEIGKRVRAALDKVDLLDKERSNPMALSGGEQQRVGIARAVVNKPKLLLADEPTGNLDPELSNEIMTLFRQFHEVGTTVMIATHDLELLKRMNKRVLGLVQGKLVHDGVLW; encoded by the coding sequence GTGATCCGATTTGACTCTGTCACCAAGCGCTACGATACCGGCTATGAAGCCCTGTCGCGTGTCGACTTTGAGGTGCTGCCAGGAGAAATGCTATTCCTTACCGGGCATTCGGGGGCAGGCAAAAGTACCCTGATGAAACTGATCCTGCTGATGGAGCATCCAAGCATGGGGCAGGTCTATGTCGACGACCAACCGCTGTCGCGCATGTCGAATAGCCAATTACCCTATTTCCGCCGCAATATCGGCGTGGTCTTCCAAAATCACCAGCTGCTGTTTGATCGCAGTGTGTATGACAATGTCGCCCTGCCCCTGCAGGTGGCAGGCTACCCCCACCATGAGATAGGCAAGCGAGTGCGCGCCGCGCTCGACAAGGTCGATTTGCTCGACAAGGAACGCAGTAACCCCATGGCCTTGTCAGGTGGTGAGCAGCAGCGTGTCGGTATCGCCCGAGCTGTGGTTAACAAACCCAAACTGCTGTTGGCCGACGAGCCTACCGGTAATCTGGACCCCGAGCTTTCCAATGAAATCATGACCCTGTTTCGCCAGTTCCACGAAGTGGGCACGACGGTGATGATCGCCACTCACGACCTGGAATTGCTCAAGCGTATGAATAAGCGTGTGCTCGGGTTGGTACAGGGTAAGTTAGTACATGACGGGGTGCTCTGGTGA
- a CDS encoding substrate-binding periplasmic protein, translating into MNHIYHHLHLRHLAAWLILPWLLCASASLQASSQPQPLRVVVPTRDIATMADTHYFYPLLNLALQKTEATHGPFVTQHYPRVLSSARILSKLKGRDGIDLVWTSTSAERERDFHYIPISLLRELSNYRVLLIRKGNQPAFSQVETLAQLRDMRMGIGGHWPDARLLENNGFRIVTSIYYESLFKMLAANRFDAFPRGLFEAWDDYEQHKGLGIEIEQTLMLRYQAPFYFFVNKDNTALAKRIEEGLRIAIADGSFDALLMSIPAFKRGQEELDNHQRRIFTLEENYN; encoded by the coding sequence ATGAACCACATATATCACCATCTGCATTTACGTCACCTGGCCGCTTGGCTCATCTTGCCCTGGCTGCTCTGCGCCAGCGCAAGCCTCCAGGCGTCATCCCAGCCCCAGCCATTGCGCGTCGTGGTCCCCACCCGGGATATAGCGACTATGGCCGACACCCACTATTTCTACCCCTTACTCAATTTGGCCCTGCAGAAGACCGAAGCGACCCATGGCCCATTTGTTACCCAGCACTACCCGCGGGTGCTGTCCTCGGCACGTATCCTGTCCAAGTTGAAAGGCCGGGACGGTATAGACCTGGTATGGACCAGTACCAGTGCCGAACGCGAGCGGGACTTTCACTATATTCCCATCTCCCTGCTGCGCGAACTGAGCAACTATCGGGTACTGCTGATCCGCAAGGGCAACCAGCCAGCCTTTAGCCAGGTCGAAACCCTGGCACAGTTGCGCGACATGCGCATGGGTATCGGTGGCCACTGGCCAGACGCTCGCCTGCTGGAAAACAACGGATTTCGGATTGTGACTTCTATCTATTACGAATCCCTGTTCAAAATGCTCGCCGCCAATCGCTTTGACGCCTTTCCACGCGGGTTGTTTGAAGCCTGGGATGATTACGAACAACATAAAGGCCTGGGCATAGAAATCGAACAAACGCTGATGTTGCGCTACCAGGCTCCCTTTTATTTCTTTGTAAACAAAGACAATACCGCCCTGGCAAAACGTATTGAAGAGGGTTTGCGGATAGCCATCGCCGATGGCAGCTTTGACGCGTTATTGATGAGTATTCCCGCATTTAAACGCGGACAGGAAGAGCTGGATAACCACCAGAGACGCATCTTTACGCTGGAGGAAAACTACAACTAG
- a CDS encoding GlsB/YeaQ/YmgE family stress response membrane protein, with product MTVTGLLIFLVVGAVAGWLAGTLIKGGGFGLVGNIVVGIIGAFIGGVIFSLVGLAAIGILGQIISATLGAVVLLALIRIIKQA from the coding sequence ATGACTGTAACGGGATTGCTAATTTTTCTGGTGGTGGGAGCGGTTGCTGGCTGGTTGGCGGGCACCCTGATAAAAGGCGGTGGTTTTGGCCTGGTTGGTAATATTGTGGTGGGGATTATCGGCGCCTTTATCGGCGGTGTCATTTTCAGCCTGGTTGGCCTGGCCGCTATTGGTATCCTAGGGCAAATTATCAGTGCGACCCTGGGGGCTGTGGTGCTGTTGGCGCTTATTCGGATCATCAAACAAGCTTGA
- a CDS encoding response regulator — translation MQILLVEDDNLLAEGMMNALKRAGFAVNLSRTGKAACTYLQAEPPDILLLDLGLPDMDGLDVLKFIRDKKLQVQVLILTARDSTNAKVLGLDAGADDYLTKPFALDELLARLRVLERRLGTANTAMIHVGPLSLNTTQHLVLLNGDALVLSRREYMLLKALVENLGIIQTRESLEAKLYSWNDEVASNAIEVHIHNLRKKLPLNFIRTIRGVGYVVSRQ, via the coding sequence ATGCAAATTTTGTTAGTGGAAGACGATAACCTGCTCGCCGAAGGCATGATGAATGCCCTCAAGCGAGCCGGTTTCGCAGTTAACTTATCCAGAACGGGCAAAGCTGCTTGTACTTATTTGCAAGCGGAACCGCCCGATATTTTGCTGCTGGATCTCGGCTTGCCCGATATGGATGGTCTGGATGTACTGAAGTTTATCCGCGATAAAAAATTGCAGGTGCAGGTGTTAATCCTGACCGCGCGTGACAGCACCAATGCCAAGGTGCTGGGGTTGGATGCCGGTGCGGACGATTATCTCACCAAACCCTTTGCCCTCGACGAATTACTGGCGCGTCTGCGAGTACTGGAACGGCGGCTGGGTACTGCCAATACGGCCATGATTCATGTTGGACCCTTGAGTTTAAATACAACACAGCACCTGGTGCTATTGAATGGCGACGCACTGGTACTCTCGCGGCGCGAATATATGTTGCTCAAGGCCTTGGTCGAAAATCTGGGTATTATCCAAACTCGCGAAAGCCTGGAAGCCAAGCTCTATAGCTGGAATGATGAAGTCGCCAGTAATGCGATTGAAGTTCATATCCACAACTTGCGCAAAAAATTACCCTTGAACTTTATCCGCACAATTCGCGGTGTTGGCTATGTGGTTTCGCGCCAATGA
- the mutM gene encoding bifunctional DNA-formamidopyrimidine glycosylase/DNA-(apurinic or apyrimidinic site) lyase — MPELPEVETTLRGVSPHILGRKVTDLVIRQPRLRWPIPLELSEQLPGQQLKAASRRGKYLLLSFNTGTALIHLGMSGSLRIVKPEEPPLFHDHFDMHFGNRILRYCDPRRFGCLLWEAGDIHQHALLRDLGPEPLGDDFTPAYLYERSRKRTQAIKQFIMDSKIVVGVGNIYANESLFMAGIKPIRKAGALSRHMCEDLVRDIRFVLQRSITQGGTTLRDFVGGDGKPGYFQQQLLVYGRGGEACKTCQKPLKEIRMNDRTTVYCVTCQQ, encoded by the coding sequence ATGCCGGAATTACCTGAAGTCGAAACTACCCTGCGTGGCGTTTCGCCCCACATACTTGGTCGTAAAGTGACGGATTTGGTCATTCGCCAACCGCGCCTGCGCTGGCCGATTCCCCTTGAGCTGAGCGAACAGCTGCCCGGGCAGCAGCTCAAGGCTGCCAGTCGCCGGGGTAAGTACCTGCTGCTGTCGTTTAATACCGGCACGGCGCTGATTCACCTAGGGATGTCAGGTAGTTTGCGTATCGTCAAACCGGAAGAGCCGCCCCTGTTTCACGACCATTTTGATATGCATTTTGGCAATCGGATATTGCGTTACTGTGATCCACGTCGCTTTGGCTGCCTGCTATGGGAGGCGGGGGATATCCACCAGCATGCCCTGCTGCGCGATCTGGGGCCGGAACCACTGGGAGATGATTTCACACCCGCTTACCTCTACGAGCGCAGCCGTAAGCGCACCCAGGCGATCAAGCAGTTCATTATGGACAGCAAAATTGTGGTGGGGGTGGGAAATATCTACGCCAATGAATCCCTGTTTATGGCCGGCATCAAACCGATTCGCAAAGCGGGGGCGCTCAGCCGCCACATGTGCGAGGACCTGGTGCGCGATATTCGCTTTGTCTTGCAGCGCTCCATTACCCAAGGCGGCACAACCCTGCGTGATTTTGTCGGGGGTGATGGCAAGCCGGGGTATTTCCAGCAGCAGTTACTGGTCTATGGTCGCGGTGGCGAGGCCTGCAAAACCTGCCAGAAGCCGCTCAAGGAAATTCGCATGAATGACCGCACAACTGTGTACTGCGTCACCTGCCAGCAATAG
- a CDS encoding ATP-binding protein, whose product MKSIRLFLVLLVLAIVTLANFVAAVRGYLNSMDEAQHLFDERMYQQVDLLNYTLPPRASVTGDAVMVFPSTINTRGASLEFQWVDADGRMLARSSGMPETQVMPLEAGHKFANFHHYRWHVLVARSADQQTWYLIAERDDQRYRMAEAIILQAVYPMLIALPIVALIIWWVISIGLKPVRNLAQQLHERKALDLRPLLLTNMPQELRPLTQSANELLCRLEASFAREKRFSADAAHELRTPIAILRIHCENLMQELQPAPESLRNLQAGIERMSYLVEQILLLNRTTPDHFMGSFAPVNLTGQARQVVANFSHALEEKYMDIELDGDECWLMGDAGALESLLNNLLSNALKYTPAGGQILMATWRRGQQLVLEVMDNGPGIAEDQYDRVFDRFYRVHGDRHDAAIPGCGLGLSIVRQVVELHGGRVQLTRARNQAGLLVIVTLPALLVPPAGKVAPNLLSPLPRQGDKQDE is encoded by the coding sequence ATGAAATCCATTCGCCTGTTTTTGGTACTGCTGGTACTGGCAATCGTTACCCTGGCCAATTTTGTCGCGGCGGTGCGCGGTTATCTCAACAGTATGGATGAGGCTCAACACCTGTTTGATGAGCGTATGTACCAACAGGTGGACTTGCTTAACTATACGTTGCCTCCCCGCGCGTCTGTAACAGGCGATGCGGTTATGGTTTTTCCCTCCACCATTAATACCCGTGGCGCCTCGCTGGAGTTTCAATGGGTCGATGCTGATGGCCGTATGCTGGCGCGTTCGTCTGGCATGCCGGAAACACAGGTCATGCCTTTGGAGGCAGGGCATAAGTTTGCCAACTTTCACCACTATCGCTGGCATGTCCTGGTGGCGCGCAGTGCAGACCAACAAACCTGGTACTTGATTGCCGAACGCGATGACCAGCGCTACCGTATGGCCGAGGCCATTATCTTGCAGGCGGTATATCCTATGCTCATCGCACTGCCGATAGTTGCGCTTATTATCTGGTGGGTGATCAGCATAGGCCTAAAGCCAGTACGCAACCTGGCGCAACAGTTACACGAGCGCAAGGCGCTGGATTTACGTCCCCTGCTGTTAACAAACATGCCACAGGAACTCCGGCCTCTCACGCAATCGGCTAATGAGTTATTGTGTCGACTGGAGGCGTCATTTGCGCGTGAAAAACGTTTTTCGGCAGATGCCGCCCATGAACTGCGTACTCCCATTGCCATACTGCGTATTCACTGCGAAAACCTGATGCAGGAGTTACAGCCTGCTCCTGAGTCACTGCGCAATTTGCAGGCCGGCATCGAGCGTATGAGTTACCTGGTTGAGCAAATCTTGCTGTTGAACCGCACCACGCCTGATCATTTCATGGGTTCTTTTGCGCCGGTTAATTTAACGGGCCAGGCCAGGCAAGTCGTCGCAAACTTCAGCCATGCGCTGGAAGAAAAATACATGGATATTGAATTGGATGGCGATGAGTGCTGGCTCATGGGAGATGCCGGTGCATTGGAGTCCCTGCTCAATAATTTACTGTCCAATGCGCTTAAATATACTCCGGCGGGAGGTCAGATCCTGATGGCGACCTGGCGGCGTGGGCAGCAACTGGTGCTTGAGGTTATGGACAATGGTCCGGGCATCGCAGAGGACCAGTATGACCGGGTGTTTGATCGCTTTTACCGCGTGCATGGTGACCGCCATGATGCCGCCATTCCCGGCTGTGGTTTGGGATTATCGATTGTGCGCCAGGTGGTTGAACTCCATGGGGGCCGTGTGCAATTAACCCGTGCGCGCAATCAGGCGGGATTGCTGGTGATAGTGACCTTGCCTGCACTGCTTGTTCCACCTGCTGGAAAAGTTGCCCCTAATCTTTTATCGCCGTTACCCCGGCAAGGAGATAAACAGGATGAATAA
- the ftsY gene encoding signal recognition particle-docking protein FtsY, giving the protein MRPSPQEIGNKIITMFFDLFKKSPKPENPTPAAPEEQASAAGDSVVSSESTPVPEPAATTPDAEPKLGFFARIKRGLSRTSSHFAEGLGKLFLGRKTIDEELFEELETQLLIADVGMEATSEIIDNLTSRVARKQLADSDALFAALREQLAELLRPVEQPLVIPAANKPYVILVVGVNGVGKTTTIGKLAKRLQNDGRKVMLAAGDTFRAAAVEQLQVWGQRNNVPVIAQHSGADSASVIFDALSAAQSRGIDVVIADTAGRLHNKNHLMDELAKVKRVMAKLDVSAPHEVLLVLDAGTGQNALNQAEQFRDAAGVTGIALTKLDGTAKGGVIFALSKKFGLPVRFIGVGEGIDDLQPFAAEPFINALFNVADN; this is encoded by the coding sequence GTGCGCCCTTCCCCTCAGGAAATTGGCAACAAGATCATCACCATGTTTTTTGACCTGTTTAAGAAGTCCCCCAAACCCGAAAATCCCACCCCTGCCGCACCGGAAGAGCAGGCGTCGGCAGCTGGCGATAGTGTTGTGTCCAGCGAGTCCACGCCAGTCCCCGAACCGGCAGCAACGACTCCCGATGCGGAGCCCAAACTGGGATTCTTTGCGCGGATCAAACGCGGCCTCAGCCGTACCTCCAGCCATTTTGCGGAAGGGTTGGGCAAGCTGTTCCTCGGTCGTAAAACCATTGATGAAGAACTGTTTGAAGAGTTGGAAACCCAGTTGTTGATCGCTGATGTGGGTATGGAGGCAACCAGTGAAATCATCGATAACCTCACCAGTCGAGTGGCGCGCAAGCAACTGGCGGATAGCGATGCCCTGTTTGCCGCCCTGCGTGAGCAGTTGGCAGAATTACTGCGCCCGGTTGAGCAGCCGCTAGTTATTCCTGCCGCCAATAAGCCCTATGTGATTTTGGTGGTAGGGGTTAATGGTGTCGGTAAGACCACAACCATCGGTAAACTGGCCAAACGCCTGCAAAACGACGGCAGGAAAGTCATGCTCGCGGCGGGCGATACCTTCCGCGCGGCGGCGGTCGAGCAGTTGCAAGTCTGGGGGCAGCGCAACAATGTGCCTGTAATTGCCCAGCACTCAGGTGCGGATTCGGCATCGGTCATTTTTGATGCCCTGAGCGCGGCCCAGTCCCGCGGCATTGATGTGGTGATTGCCGATACCGCCGGTCGCCTGCACAACAAAAATCATTTGATGGACGAACTGGCCAAGGTTAAACGGGTCATGGCCAAGTTGGATGTGAGTGCGCCCCATGAGGTACTGCTGGTATTGGATGCCGGTACTGGCCAGAATGCCCTCAACCAGGCGGAACAATTCCGCGATGCAGCCGGGGTGACGGGTATTGCCCTTACCAAGCTGGACGGTACTGCCAAGGGTGGGGTGATTTTTGCGTTGAGTAAAAAATTTGGTTTGCCGGTGCGCTTTATCGGGGTGGGTGAAGGTATTGATGACCTCCAGCCCTTTGCTGCCGAGCCATTTATCAATGCGCTGTTTAACGTTGCCGATAACTAA
- the rpmG gene encoding 50S ribosomal protein L33: MREKIRLNSSAGTGHFYTTDKNKRTMPEKMEIKKYDPVVRKHVVYKEGKIK; the protein is encoded by the coding sequence ATGCGCGAGAAAATTCGTCTGAACTCTTCTGCTGGTACTGGTCACTTTTACACCACTGACAAGAACAAGCGCACCATGCCCGAGAAGATGGAAATCAAAAAGTACGATCCCGTTGTGCGCAAGCACGTGGTCTACAAAGAAGGCAAAATCAAGTAA
- the rsmD gene encoding 16S rRNA (guanine(966)-N(2))-methyltransferase RsmD, producing the protein MPRSPIAPSKPAPITSQLRIIGGQWRGRKLSFPAVDGLRPTGDRIRETLFNWLAPELAGARCLDVFAGSGALGLEALSRGASYSLLLERDHLAAQSLRNNLQLLKASAGHLVQTDSLHYLRQGNSGEPFNLVFIDPPFALNLWAGVIDALEQGHWLAEDASLYIEMPRNQLIATPPNWRLHRDKQAGQVSYRLYYRQTGQPESTP; encoded by the coding sequence TTGCCCAGATCGCCCATTGCCCCCAGTAAACCCGCACCCATTACCAGCCAGTTGCGCATTATTGGCGGCCAGTGGCGCGGACGTAAGTTGAGTTTTCCCGCTGTGGATGGTTTGCGCCCCACCGGGGATCGCATCCGCGAAACCCTGTTTAACTGGCTGGCACCGGAGCTGGCAGGTGCCCGCTGCCTGGATGTGTTTGCCGGCTCCGGCGCCCTGGGGCTGGAGGCGCTTTCACGCGGAGCAAGCTACAGCCTGCTGCTGGAGCGAGATCACCTGGCAGCGCAGTCTTTGCGCAATAACCTGCAATTGTTAAAAGCCAGCGCAGGCCACTTGGTGCAGACCGACAGCCTGCACTACCTGCGCCAGGGTAATAGCGGCGAGCCGTTTAACCTGGTGTTTATCGACCCACCTTTTGCACTGAACCTCTGGGCTGGTGTAATAGATGCGTTGGAACAGGGACACTGGCTGGCAGAGGACGCCAGCCTTTATATAGAAATGCCGCGCAACCAGCTGATTGCCACTCCCCCCAACTGGCGCTTGCATCGCGATAAGCAAGCGGGGCAGGTTAGCTATAGGCTCTACTACCGACAGACCGGACAACCGGAGTCAACGCCCTAA
- a CDS encoding fibronectin type III domain-containing protein, with amino-acid sequence MTDDIQATRLGDILLEKGLIDLEQLREAIVEQRRRRQEVDPDDTTAMDATSLGEMLIELGHISRQQLKRGLNWQMYARKMTLVMSLCAPLMTWMGNAYAGTSNNHYVPDNTLTAAASCFKVTGRVILKWDVPRYREDGSYLDITELGGYELRYKRTEDNHFTYVSINDPWKNYYQFRYLQGDYVIQVAAFDHNGLYSQFVPLPPTKALA; translated from the coding sequence ATGACGGATGATATCCAGGCAACTCGCCTTGGGGACATACTGCTAGAGAAAGGACTCATTGATCTCGAACAGTTGCGCGAGGCCATAGTGGAGCAGCGGCGCCGTCGCCAGGAGGTTGACCCCGACGACACAACAGCGATGGACGCCACCTCCCTGGGGGAAATGTTGATCGAACTGGGCCATATCTCCCGCCAGCAGCTCAAGCGCGGCCTCAATTGGCAGATGTATGCGCGCAAAATGACGCTGGTCATGAGCCTGTGCGCACCGCTGATGACCTGGATGGGCAATGCCTATGCGGGCACCAGCAACAATCATTATGTGCCTGATAATACCCTCACCGCTGCCGCTTCTTGCTTTAAGGTAACAGGGCGGGTGATCCTCAAATGGGATGTGCCGCGCTATCGGGAAGATGGCAGCTATCTGGATATTACTGAGCTAGGTGGCTATGAGCTGCGCTATAAGCGCACGGAAGACAACCATTTCACCTATGTCAGCATCAATGACCCCTGGAAAAATTATTACCAGTTCCGCTATTTGCAAGGTGACTATGTCATCCAGGTGGCTGCTTTTGATCACAATGGTTTATACAGCCAATTTGTACCTCTGCCGCCAACCAAAGCCTTGGCTTGA
- the rpmB gene encoding 50S ribosomal protein L28, with the protein MSKVCQVTGKRPITGHNVSHAKNHTKRRFLPNLQTHRFWVEAEKRFVTLRLTPKGMRIIDKLGIEAVLADIRARGEKV; encoded by the coding sequence ATGTCCAAGGTATGTCAAGTTACTGGTAAGCGTCCTATTACCGGTCACAATGTTTCCCACGCAAAAAACCACACCAAGCGTCGTTTTTTGCCAAACCTGCAAACTCACCGTTTTTGGGTAGAGGCCGAGAAGCGTTTTGTTACTCTGCGTCTGACTCCAAAGGGTATGCGTATCATCGACAAGCTGGGTATCGAAGCTGTTCTGGCTGACATCCGTGCCCGCGGCGAAAAAGTTTAA
- the coaD gene encoding pantetheine-phosphate adenylyltransferase — MRTVLYPGTFDPITNGHIDLVERACRLFDNVIVAVAASTRKNPLFSLDQRVQLAQETLSHLPNVTVVGFDILLVDFVKQQNAQAVLRGLRAVSDFEYEFQLANMNRALAPDMESIFLTPAEHLSFISSSIVREIAMLGGDVSKFVAPPVEAALRQRFDRT; from the coding sequence ATGCGTACCGTCCTTTACCCCGGCACCTTTGACCCTATCACCAATGGCCATATCGACCTGGTAGAACGCGCCTGCCGCCTGTTTGACAACGTTATCGTGGCAGTGGCGGCCAGTACCCGTAAAAATCCTTTATTCAGCCTCGACCAACGTGTACAGCTGGCGCAAGAAACCCTGAGCCATCTGCCCAATGTCACGGTGGTGGGTTTTGATATTTTGCTGGTGGACTTCGTCAAGCAACAGAATGCCCAAGCGGTATTGCGCGGCCTGCGTGCGGTATCGGATTTTGAATACGAGTTTCAGCTTGCCAATATGAATCGCGCCCTGGCACCGGACATGGAAAGTATCTTCCTCACACCCGCCGAGCACCTGTCATTTATTTCATCGTCCATTGTGCGCGAAATCGCCATGCTCGGTGGCGATGTCAGTAAATTTGTTGCGCCTCCCGTGGAGGCGGCATTAAGGCAGAGATTTGATCGCACCTGA